A window of Eucalyptus grandis isolate ANBG69807.140 chromosome 4, ASM1654582v1, whole genome shotgun sequence genomic DNA:
CCAGGTCCTCTACATTTCATGCGATACTTACAGTACTTTTAAAGAAAGAGCGTGCCCATGAATCAGCCAGCTTGGTAAAAGTGATGTTGGAGAAGCACATTAGACAAAATATCAATCTATCAACGCAAACCGTGAGGCTACTTTTTAGTCGTGGACTAGGACGTAAAGCATTTGAATTAGTCAATCTGCTCTACCAGAATGGTTATGTGATTGCAATAGAAGAATTAACCAGCTTCCTTTGCCAGAAAGGAAAAGTTTTAGAAGCCGGTGAATTGTTGCTGTATGGGCTGAGGAAAGATTCAAGAATAGATATTAACATGTACAGCATAGTTATGAAAGGCCTCTGTGAAAGGAGGCAATTGTCTCAggcatttgctttattttatgaattggTGGAGAGAGAAAGCTTTCAAAATCTGGATTGCTCCGAAGAACTGAGAACTGCTCTTGTGGCTGATGGAAAGCATGCTGAAGCTAACTTTGTTGCCAAGAGGATGCCATCAAATTTGTGGTAGATCACAGATCGTTATCTAGTCTACATGCCCAGTttttcattggattttaataACAGCATCAGTTGGCCGAAGTTTCTTCAAGTATCATAAGTGTGCTTCTGAAATTAGGGATTGGTCCTTTCTTAAAATAATGGAGATTATTTTCCTGGCAGTTGAGGGTTAAGACTGAGATGTAGCCTCTAGACTTTTGATTCACATTTTACATCGTCACCATCAATCATTTGAATATggaaaggggagaaaagagcTATTGAGGGCGATTCTTCTGAATATACATTTAGAAATAACCATTATATGACATTGTACTCTTGATTAGGCAGgaattttttaaggatttagATGCATTGAATCTGTATTGTGGATTCTCTTCCTTGAGAATATATGTTCTCCGTTGGTTTAGTGATGATCTTTGTATGCTATTGCATGCTTCCTTGTGTCCTCAAATTTTTGCGTCAGAAAAAAagactagaaaagaaaaagagagtgtatgtctttcttgaaaatgagctTTCTTTAAGGTCTTTTGCTTCATTTCATGAGTTGCTTCCTCTTTGTCTTAATCTTACTGAGAAATCCAGCGCATATAATACAAGAAGGAAGACTCATAACATGTTGGAACTGACAATTTTAACTTATCTTGCTTTTGGGCTCTTTTTTCCTATTGAAGGTCAAACTTTTTAGTCCTTTATATATTGGGCATAATGATGAAGTACTGATCTGCCTGGTCATTTTCAATGTCTAATTGCAGTGATAGgcatcataaaaagaaaagtcttgATAAAGGAGTTAGCAGCAGCCTACCATGCAGAATGCCTGTCGTATTGTCAAGAACTCTTGGATCTCCAGAGGAAATGGGATGAGGTTAGTAAACATGCACTTTTTGGCATCTCCACATGTTGTTCATAGATAACTAGGTAGATAAAAACCAAAGTCTGCAATGCAAGTTCTTGGCGATGTTGTTGGTTCAAAGCTTGAAATCAGAATGTGGTAATTATGTCATAAAGGCCATTGCACAAGCTTGACAACAGCCATCATTACAACTATGGATCGTGACAGCAGTGTGCTACATAATCTCTCCTCCATGTAACCTCATTGAACATTGGTAATGACGTGATTGGATATGTAAAAGATGGCATAAAGAATCACAATAAGGGGTGGATTTGAGAAGAATCAAAGCTCAAACAATATGATTGATAGGCTCTTCTTGTTGGCTAACTATATTGATACTGACGGGTTGAGCTGAAGTGTCTTGTACTGGGTTTCATCAGTAACTGTTTGGTCACAATATGATTGCATCCatcagtcttttttttttcttttgctctgcTAAAAGAATAATTTGGACAATTGAACCACCGAAATGCAATTTAGCGAAGTGTAAAAACCCATGAATACATACATCATCTTTTTAAAGGATACCTCACTTTTCATGAAACCTTCTTTGCTAGTATGAACTACTTCACTAAGCGTTGACAACCAGTCAAGCTATGGTTCAcatcaagaaaaacattttatCTCAAGTCAGCAACCTGAACACCAGATCCTTCATGTATCTTCTTGATCCTAGATCACAAGCATGGCTTATCTCAGCCGCCCAAGCAATTTTCCAGATCAAACTTGGAAAATATTGACCTCACAGAGAGATTTAGCTCATGAGACCTCGGCAATGACCCTCACATGCATATCTGAGGGGTCCGTGCTAATGATATCTGCATCCCTTATGTTGATTGTTAAATCTCTATATTTTCTGCGTATCTCtgattttcttttactttgtcTCACCGTACTGTGGTTGTTGTTGCAGCCATACATCGATCTAAAACCTCCAGAGGATGCAAGGAAAGAGCCTACACGGCCCTCAAAACGGGTGAAGAAATCTCGTTAGGTGTAGTGATTGCCATATGATTTGATGCAAAACACCAATGTATAGTTTCACGGGTAACAGAACAGAGTTCGCTGGattccatattttcttttcaatagagTGGTCGCATAACTATGAAGTTTGGTAGTTTGTAGTATTGCAAACGACATATCTATGTCCGAAGTAGTCCTGTTTCAGCACAAGGATCCATTAAGTGGTGCCCAAAGTTTCTCTATATTTGCAGTAGATCCCTACTTTTCTGAAAGTTGAGATTTTTCTATCCTTTAATTTTTGTGCAGCTCATGTCTCGATTTCAGGAAGATTTCTATATGATTTTAACGACCATCGGAGCGTAGGTACTTAATTGGAGTCTTTAAACATGAAACAATTAACAAAGGGCATCATGTAAGATGCAAAACCAAAATCAATGCTAGATCTTGCCAGGAGACTTCTGAGACTAAGAAGGTAGTTCAAAATGCTGCGAGAGCTTATGTTATAAACAATCCAATTTCATTTCTCAAGTAGTCTAGGTCACTTCTGCTTCTCTTTTGGCCAAAGATTTCCTTCTTATGTTGTATCTTTGTATTAACAATGATGATTTTACTCGTGTAGTTTCTGGATATTGTCCATTTATGATACAAAATATATCTTTATCCGGCTGTCGACATAAACCAGTTCCTTTTTTCATAAAGGTGATACTATCTCGCCAGTTGATTCATTGGTCTCTAATGTGTTCAGACCGATCGATTCTCCATAAAGTGGTGACAAAAAAATAAGCTTatacaaaatatttccattttttcacAATTGAATCCGACCAATTAGTTTGTGGAAGTACTTACTCGATTGCAAACATTTCTGTCACGCCTTTGTCAGAGACAAAATAGTCGATGATTCGGCACTGAAGATCAAAATGGATGGCGAGCGACGAGCAGAAGGGGAATTTCACTCTATGCCCGGATAAGAATATACCCTGTGGCTATGTTTGCAGGTACAAGAAGTTGCGACTGACGCATCGTAGAATAGAACTTTATCCGGCTCTTTATCCGGTTTATTGACGTAGCATGTAAGCTATATTTTATACGGACAGACGAGGATggaagtaggggtgtgcaaccaaaCCAGGTACACCCGGGAACTAGACTAGCCCACCAGGAAAACAGGATCAGAAACTTGTTCCCGttgaaaccggtccgggaaccgatTCCCAAAATTCAGAAGTGGTTTGAACTGGTTTCAAGTGATTACCCactgggaaccggttcccggactgATTTTGGAACTGGTTTGGGAACCAATTTTTTAAGTAGAGgtccaaacctttttttttttcttatgtcaATTCTTACTCCCACAATTACATAAGCATTTTTCCTCTTGGTTCTCTCAAACACGCATGGCACTCCTCCTTcgtcattcctcttcctcacttgcttccctccctcaccggCTCTCTCTCGCACCATCTGACAGACGGACGATGTTCTTCGTCGCCAAATTCTCGTGTACCATATGAATTAGCtcacctaatttctcttttgtaagaGAAGTTATACTTTAATAAATGAGTAGCTCATGTAGTAGTTATAgaaataagactaatattagacccatgtttgttattaattatttgccttatgattttatttattataataagcggatcattaatttttcgtttagttaaaaagttcatatatttattacaagtgcttactatttaaatacaaattaagaggattacgttattttcttgCGTATTAATATATAATTCGAAGTCATATAGGATATCGGGAAATTGCAAAACAGATTataatgaaaacaaaattgaccCTAGAACGgactggaaaaacaagatgagtTGGGTACGAGATCCAATACATGGTCGGGTACAGAGTCCCAAAAAGGGAAACCGATTATAACATAGTCAAATACATGGTCCAAGTTTAGACCCTACCCACCACCTTAGACCCACTCACCCCTAGACGGAAGCAGTTTTTTGTCCTTATTCCTACGTATTTGCTGtggaaaagaaatggaagtGTCATCTGTAAAAGTCAGTTGACCTAACAAAGAAAACCTAACCTTATCTAGATTGTCCCCATCACAGAATCAGTCCAACTGCAAAAATCAAACCGtgtgaaaggaaagagaaatgtgcaCGTTACATTCACACGACTACAGAACCAAAAGAGAAGTTTCTTGCACCAGTCAAACCGAAAACATTTGGTGTCGCATATACATGCATTGATCAATGCACAAGCTCAAAAGCAAAACCTGATACAATCTTTCCCCTCTTTTCTGGTTCCTTCCTTTGGTTGCTTTCATTTCTGTCTATGAAGTGTATCTCTATGGGGCATAGGCTTTGAAACCCAAAGGGTCAATTTCCTAAGGAACAACTCAAAATTCCTTATGTTATCCTAAATGCCCTTAAGACTACATGTGATTAGCTAGGTTATCTTCAAGGATGCCCACATCTTGTGGAATGGGCAACTTGCCGCTTTCTGTTCAGAAGTCAGCCCCATCTTTTCGGCTGACTGTCCTGTTTCTTGAACCAGTTTGACAGATTCAGAGAGCCGATTGAGCAGGTTCATCAAAGCAATTACTTCATTCCTTTGCAGCTGCAGCTGAAGACAAAGGAGAAACAAGAAGAGCATCAACAATTTACATTCCAGTGATATCTAAATGATTAATCTCAGTTGCAATATGATTGGTTGAGGGTTGTGGAAGTATGACTTCAAAGAACGATCTCATTCTCATTGTATAATTAGGTGGAATAAGCTCAGagctatatatataaaaaataatgtgAACCACACTATGGAGCAGATCGACTACTTGAATGAAATTGATCGCCTACTGTTATAAGTAAGAGACACTTTTGTTGACATTTTCCTGTCATGCTCCAAATTGGCCCATCAATTCAAATCATTCAAATtgacaaaacagaaaaaaatggaattattCAATTGCAAACTGAGAAAACTACTGTGATTTATTGACTTTTCCTGGTTTCCTAATTGATCTTTTAAATACGAATACCAAAAGGGCACCGCGAAGCATCTTAGAAAGGAGATCTGACGGTCATTTCAAGGAGAAGACACTCACTGTGTGAAGCAAGTTTTCCTGACCATCAACAGAGAAGAGAATCTTCAATGCAGTTCCAAGCCCAAGAACTTGAAGTTTTCCCCACAACCGACACTTTTCACATCCTACACAGTCCATGATCGCACTGCAAAATGCAAGTATTCTTAAGATCTTTGTGCTACCCCCCTTGGATTGGTCACtttaattcaattaaagaaaaggTATGGAACCTGATATTTCTGAATTGATTCTGAATTTTCTGCTTCAGTTCAGGTCCATTTTGGCCTTTCCACAGCTTTGCTTCATCAAACGGGATTGGGCAAGCAGCTTGAAGTTTGGTATTATACAAAAGCTGTCTCATCAAGGAGTGTGCCTTTAAATCCTCATTAGGATTGCCTGTATCATATGACGCTTGTTCCAAATAATCTGCTGCCTAAAATCAACATTCGATCGCCACAGATATGTCATGGTCAGATTGGAGGGCTTTACCAGGATTGGATGACCGAACATTGACTAAAAATATGGTTCTtcgaaaggaaaacaaatttctTGACTCACCTTCGTGACAGCACGGAGAACAAAGAGAAAGGTGAAGTACAAGTTTCTGACACGATCTGGGTATCTCAAAACACGATCATGCAGCAAAGTGAGATTTTGACCCCACTGgaataatatgaaaaagaaacataatgaTAGTCAGGTACTTAAAGCATAGTGAGTTCTTGTAGAACTTGAGAAAGCACGTTGATGCATAAAGGATGGCTAACGTCATCCTACAGTAAAGTAGcaagaatttgaaaaagaaaatgtagaagAATCGTCAAAAACCAAAAGGATTAACCTAGGTTATGTAGAGAAAGACATACCTCATTTTTTGtttcatcaagaagaaaatCTGCAGCAATGTGAACTGAAATGGAAGAGTGAAGACCAGATATCAACTTGTATAATATTCGTTCCTCTTGGCACAACTCTTCAGATGGATCTGTGAAACAGGTATAAAATTAAACATACGTTATTTTCACTGTAGCAAGAAATCAAATCAGGAAGGCCCATAGCTATTATAATTATTAGTTCACTGGAGaaactttaatttcaaattaaagtACTTTCTAGAGAGACATGGCTCGTAAGGCACAAGATGAATTTCTAAGTGACTTCACACCCAAATTCCTTCTATTGTCTTATTCTCTTTTGCATGAAGTGCAGCTGCTCTTGCATGCTAGCACATATGCAACCACCAccatgcagagagagagagagagagagagagggagagagagagtgagagtcaCATTTAGGACAGTTTTCTGCATAAACAGCATCCCAAATTCTTCTGGCAGATGGGCCAGTATAACCAGTGTAGCGTTCAGGATTGAGTTGGAGATTCACATACGTCATTTCAgctgcaaaaaggaaaacaacgaTATATAAATCCATATGGATGTGAAATGCCAACTCCAAAAAAACTACAGTTAAATGAATTCCATGAGCAAGCATAATTTTGAAGTTCGAATGAGCTCTCCCCAGCCAAAATTAACTTAAATAGCAGGAACGgttcagaataaaaaatgagattCAGGCTTTTTAAACACATGCACGCTTGCTAAGAGATCACACCTCTTCAAAGGATGTGGAAAATGGAACATAGACATATTACATACCATTATCAGTTTCATCATCATTTGTCCATGGATTGTCTGTCTCTGACCAGCCTCTAAAAGCATTTCTGTCCAAAGTACGATCCACAGCAGCTTCAGGTTTTCCTTCTTGACACATAAGATCGTCAGATGGAAGGATAGGATTGGATGGATGTTTAAATGATTCTGGGAATTCATTCTCTGGGCATTCACAAACACTACAATCCCGCAAACGGCACATGCCATCATCAGGCCAAAAGGGGCAGTCACACCACAACTTGACCTACAAAATTGTACTTACAAACTCAGAAACAGAAAAACATTAGGAATCAGAACCACCCAAAGAAGAAAGCTATTTGATGGTGCTTTTCTCTGGTATTTCTTTGATGGAATGAAATATACAAAATATTCACACCATACATTCCCAGATCCACGTAAACTGGCCATATAGGACTCTAAATATCTGACAGCATCACTAGGTAACATTCAACTTTGCAAAAGACAGCTTTTACTTGCGGAAATGAAAATGTTTCCGCATATAAATAATAGACTACATGTACAAAGGAATCTTCATACCATTAAGATTGAGGACACAATTGACAATACTAGGACTGTTTCCAAGAGAATGCTCAGAAACATATTTGGTTCTCAATGGATGACTTACCATTGCTCCCCGTGGTTCAACTTAACTGTGTAAAGATATGAGCAGAATGATGGAATGACAATTAAAAACATGAGTTTGCGTT
This region includes:
- the LOC104440773 gene encoding endoplasmic reticulum oxidoreductin-1, giving the protein MVEQTEKKKKKQEEATKGRRNRWSNGAIGGALVIVLLAVGISWATAPKINLFSRVDDKPCPCARDANEYRGLVEDCCCEYETVDHLNEEVLHPLLQDLVKTPFFRYFKVKLWCDCPFWPDDGMCRLRDCSVCECPENEFPESFKHPSNPILPSDDLMCQEGKPEAAVDRTLDRNAFRGWSETDNPWTNDDETDNAEMTYVNLQLNPERYTGYTGPSARRIWDAVYAENCPKYPSEELCQEERILYKLISGLHSSISVHIAADFLLDETKNEWGQNLTLLHDRVLRYPDRVRNLYFTFLFVLRAVTKAADYLEQASYDTGNPNEDLKAHSLMRQLLYNTKLQAACPIPFDEAKLWKGQNGPELKQKIQNQFRNISAIMDCVGCEKCRLWGKLQVLGLGTALKILFSVDGQENLLHTLQLQRNEVIALMNLLNRLSESVKLVQETGQSAEKMGLTSEQKAASCPFHKMWASLKIT